The DNA sequence CCGGGATACATCGGATACGAAGAAGGCGGCCAGCTCACCGAGGCGGTGCGGCGGAAGCCCTACGCGGTGATCCTCTTCGACGAGATCGAGAAAGCGCACGCGGACGTCTTCAACGTTCTTCTCCAGATCCTGGACGACGGGCGCCTCACCGACGCGCAAGGCCGCACGGTCGATTGTAAGAACACCGTGATCATCATGACGTCGAACATCGGGTCGACGCGGCTGCTCGAGGGGGTAACCGATCGGGGCGAGATCGAGGATGCTGCGCGCGAGGCGGTCTTCCGTGAGATGCGCGCCCACTTCCGCCCCGAGTTCCTGAACCGGGTGGACGACATCGTTCTCTTCAAGCCGCTCACGATCGAGGAGATCGAGAAGATCGTCGACCTTCTTACGGAAGAGCTCCGGAAGCGGCTCGTCGACCGCGGCGTTCGCCTCGATCTTACCGAAGAGGCGCGGGCGTTCGTCGCGAGGAAGGGCTTCGACCCGGTCTACGGCGCGCGCCCTCTGAAGCGCTACTTGCAGCATGAGCTCGAGAGCCGGATCGGCCGCGCCCTCATCGCGGGGGACGTCGCCGAGGGGTCGACGATCCGAGTCGCGGTAAAGGACGGCGCTCTCGACGTCGCGATCGACGGGGCGAGCGGAAAGCGGGGGGAGAAGTAGCGCCGCTCGCATCGCGCCACCGATCCCGCAAGATCGTCTTTGCAGTAGAAAGAAGAAGGCCGCCTCCCCGCGCGAGAGACGGCCTTCCGTTCGGCGGTCGTTTCGATTTATCGCAACACCACGACCTTTCGCGTCGCGCGGAAGGTTTCCGTTTCGAATCGGACGAAGTAGACGCCCGGCGCGACGAGGCGGCGCTCGTTGTTTCTTCCGTCCCACTCCTTCCGGTGATCGTATCCCGCGGAGAGAGGTTCGTCGAAGACCGTCCGGACGAGACGCCCGCTGATGTCGTAGACGCGGATCGTGACGCGCGACGGCTCGGCGAGGTTGAAGCGGATCCCGTACGGTTCGCCGCCGAGGAGGTAGGGGTTCGTCGCGGTCGAGTCGAAGAGCGTTTCGGTGCGGGTCGGGTTCGACGTGCGCACGGTGTTCGAGGGCATCGACTCGTATCCGGGGAGCGAATCGGAGACCGCGCGGACGAGGTAGTAGCGGACCCTGTCCGGCCGCGCCGTCCGGTACCAGCCGTGTTTCGGAAGGCGCGCTTCGGCGGGAACCATCCGCTCCCAAGGCCCCGCGGCCGAGGGGGCGCTGTAGAGGAAGACGCCGCTCACGAAGGGATCGACGATCTCCCATGCGAGAAGCACGTCGTCGCTCTCCTCGATCGTGAGGGCGCTGTCCATCGGCGACGCGAACCCTTTGTCGAGGAGCCAATTGTTAACATCGAAACGAACGCCCGCGATCGGCCCGCCGGCCGCGACGACGAACGTGTCGAGGAACGAGCGGACGGGAACCGCAATGTTCGTTACCCCGCCGTCCGCGAGCGCGATCGAGACATCGACGTCCGCCGCGAAGCACGTGTCCTGATCCGGATCCTGGGCGACGCGGAGCCAGAGCGTGTCTCCCGAGGCGCTCGCGAACGGAAGGAAGCGGAAGCTCGGCGAGCCCGAGAGGTAGACCCACTGGCGGAAGAAACGCTCGAGATCGAGCCCGCTCACCGCCTCGCATGTCGCTTGAAACTCCTCGGTGTTCGCGAAGCCTCCCCGCGCGAGCGATTCGGTCTTGTGCCGGTCGAGAATGTCGAAGAAGACCTCGTCGCCGACCGTGCGCCTGAGCATGTGAAGGACCCACGCGCCCTTGTTGTAGATTGCGCCGTAGAAGCGCGCGGAGAAGAGCGAATCGAGATCGGGGACCGGATCGACATAGACCGACTGCGACCCGTGGTACTCCTCGCGCCTCATGAACCCGGGAAGGATCTCGGGACCGCTTCGATGCTCGGCCCAAAGCGCCTCGGTGTAGGTCGCGAACCCTTCGTTCAGCCAGATGTCGTCCCAGTCCTCGCACGTCACGAGATCGCCCCACCACTGGTGCCCGAGCTCGTGGACGATCACCGCGTCGCTCCCTCGGTTTCCGACGATGAGGTTCGATCCGAAGCTGACGCAGGTGTTGTGCTCCATCGCCCCGGCGCCGAGGATCTCCGCGTGGCCGAAGCGCTCGTCGCGATACGGATACGGACCGTAGATCGTCTCGAGATGGGCGAACATTTCCGGGACGAGCGCGAACGTGATCTCGGCCGCGGCGCGATCCTCCGGGAAGATCCAATGCTCGATGGGAATCGCCGGGTCGACGCCGTTATCGTACGTGTCCGCGAGGAGCTCGTAGTTCGAGATCGCGATCATGACGAGATAGGGAGGGATCGGATGCCGGTGCTTCCACGTCGCGCGCATCCATCCGGGCTCCGACTGTTCGATCCGCTTCCGGAGGCCGTTCGAGATGCCGACGAGCCCCTCCGGATAGGTGATCGCGACCTGGACCGAGTCCGCCTTGTCCCACGGAACGTCCTTGCAGGGCCACCAGTAGCGGGAGAAGAACGGCTCGACCATCGTGTAGACGATCGGCTGGTTCCCGCGCGTCCTCCAGAGGAGCCCGTTTCGGTTGAAGGGACGCGGGTGCCCGCCGTATGAAACCTTCACGGCAAAAGATTCTCCGGCCCCGTACCGGCGGTCGAGATCGATCGAGAGGATTTCGTCCGCGTGCGCGAACGAGACGCCGTTCCCGCCCACCGAGTCGACCGCGAGCGAATCGACGAGATCGAGATCGATCCGATCGAGCGTGTCGACGAGCGCG is a window from the Candidatus Eisenbacteria bacterium genome containing:
- a CDS encoding T9SS type A sorting domain-containing protein yields the protein MMKTRLLVLLLAAIVPMLAASARADDEDPIEEFRRLEWERRVSSILAGREAPAKIPFHEPVYDVTFYDLSVRVDPSDSSLAGEVWVHARALVDTLDRIDLDLVDSLAVDSVGGNGVSFAHADEILSIDLDRRYGAGESFAVKVSYGGHPRPFNRNGLLWRTRGNQPIVYTMVEPFFSRYWWPCKDVPWDKADSVQVAITYPEGLVGISNGLRKRIEQSEPGWMRATWKHRHPIPPYLVMIAISNYELLADTYDNGVDPAIPIEHWIFPEDRAAAEITFALVPEMFAHLETIYGPYPYRDERFGHAEILGAGAMEHNTCVSFGSNLIVGNRGSDAVIVHELGHQWWGDLVTCEDWDDIWLNEGFATYTEALWAEHRSGPEILPGFMRREEYHGSQSVYVDPVPDLDSLFSARFYGAIYNKGAWVLHMLRRTVGDEVFFDILDRHKTESLARGGFANTEEFQATCEAVSGLDLERFFRQWVYLSGSPSFRFLPFASASGDTLWLRVAQDPDQDTCFAADVDVSIALADGGVTNIAVPVRSFLDTFVVAAGGPIAGVRFDVNNWLLDKGFASPMDSALTIEESDDVLLAWEIVDPFVSGVFLYSAPSAAGPWERMVPAEARLPKHGWYRTARPDRVRYYLVRAVSDSLPGYESMPSNTVRTSNPTRTETLFDSTATNPYLLGGEPYGIRFNLAEPSRVTIRVYDISGRLVRTVFDEPLSAGYDHRKEWDGRNNERRLVAPGVYFVRFETETFRATRKVVVLR